Part of the Pseudodesulfovibrio mercurii genome is shown below.
GCTTCCTCAAGGACTTCAAAATGTTCGACCCCCCGACCGAGGACGAATGAAGATGCCTCCGGCGGCCGGGGGAAGGGGGAGAGGGAACCCTTTGTAAAGGGCTTCCCTCTCCCCCTTCCCCCGGACCCCCCATCCCCCTCACCTTCCTAAACTTTTTATCGCCGCTTCGCGGGGCGGTTCACAACAAAAGGCCTTCGACTCAACATCGAGTCGAGGGCCTTTCATTTTTGACTTCTTCTGGAGCGATTCGGGTGCGCAGCTACCCGACAGCGGCTCTTCCCCCGCCGCTTGGACGTCCTCGGAATAGGCTTGGGAGAGTGGGGCAGCTGTGCATTTTCTTCCAGGGGGCTTTCACCGCAGCGTAGCCGTCTACGTGAGGATGAAAGTCCCCTGGAAAAAATGTGCAGATGGCCCGCTATCGCAAGCCGCTTCCCTAGACCCCGAAAAAAAGAAGGCGACCCCCGCCAGGGGATCGCCTTCATTTTTTCGAGGGTCTTGCTCCCTACTTCACATGGCATTCGCCACAGGCGATGGGGCCCTTGCCCTGTTCCTTGTGGCAGCCCTGGCACTGGAGGTGGTAGGCCCGCATGAGCGGGGTGCCGCCGTCGGTGCGCTTCTCCGCGTGGCAGGAGCTGCAGGGCTCGCCTTCGGAGGAGGTCTCGAGGTTCCGGGTGCCGTCGTCGTTCTTGGAGTGGTGGCAGATCACGCAGTCGTCCAGGCCGGCCTTCTCGTTGTGGGCGTCATGGGCGAACGGGACGCGGGGACGCTCCAACTTGGCGAAGCCGTCCACCGGCACCTGGGTCATGTCGTCCTGGGAAAAGGCCGTGGGGGCCATGTAGACGATGACCAGCAGCATGACGGTGACCATGGAGGCCGCGAGCATGAAGGTATTCTTTTTGTGCATGGCGTCCTCCCTAGACTTCCGGTTTTTCCATCAGTTCGTAGATGATGTCGCTGATGAACTTTCCGTGCATCCCGAGATCATAGTAACCGATGATGTCTTCGATGCCGCCGTGGCAGTTGTGGCAGGGGATGACCACATCGTGCACGCCGGTCGCCTTGAGCTGTTCCGCTTTGACCCGGTTGCCGGTCATGCGGGTGTTCTTGAACGGCGGCCCGCAGTTGATGACGCCGCCGCCCGCGCAGCAGCAGTAGTTGTGCTCGCGGTTGGGCACCATCTCGACCACTTCCTTGCACAGGAAGTGGACCACGTCGCGGAGCTTGTCCATGAGGCCGCGGCCGCGGATGATGTTGCAGGGGTCCTGGATGGTCACCGGGTTCTCGTACTGGTGGGTGATCTTGATCTTGCCCTCGTTGATCAGCTCCCAGTAGAAGTCGATGGCGTGGATGACCGGGACCGGCATCTGTTTGTGGCCGAGCCAGCGGTTGCCCATGTCGTAGACCGAGCGGAAGGCGTGGCCGCACTCGCCCATGACGATGCGCTTGACCCGCAGCTTCTGCGCGGACTCGTAGTGGGCGCGTTTGAGGCGGCCCATGTTTTCGAAGTCGCCCACGAACATGCACATGTCCGAGTTGTCCCAGCCCGGATGGGAGGGCATGGTCCAGTCAACGCCGGCGGCGTTCATGATGGCCGCGGCCTGATAGATGAGCTGGGTCCGGAACTTGGGTTCCGGGGCGATGACCGAGTAGTATATCTCGGCCCCTTCCTTGTCGAGCGGGATGCGCAGGTCCGGGAACTCGTCGCGGGCCTCGTCCTCCTGCCACTGCAGGGAGTCGATCCACTCGTCGTCCTTGACCCACATCTGGTTCATGGTCGAGGCGTGGGAGTGGGCGGTGTCGCGGATGTACTGCGGGACCACGTCCAGCAGGTAGCAGATGCGGCGCACCATGGACATGATGTAGCCGGTGTCGATGCCGATGGGACAGTAGTGGGCGCACCGTTTGCAGAGGTTGCACTCGGTGTAGGCCATCTGGGCCATCTCGTAGATGCGCTGGGGCGAGACCCGGCCCTTCTTGTCCATCAGTTCGTACATGGTCTGGGTGGCCTTGTTCACGGGCGAATAGCTCGGATCGTTGTCGTGAGACATGTAGAAGTGGCAGCCCTGTGAACAGAGGCCGCACCGCATGCACGTCTCCTTGTACGCCCGGAGTTTGGCACCGGTTTCACCTTTGAGCGTCCGGTTGACCACTTCCTCGATCTTGTCGGTGGTCAGCGCGGCGACGCCGGCTTCAAGGCCGACGTCCGATATGATTCTGTCAGCAATGTGACTCATTATTCGTACCTCGCGTTGCGTAATGGTTTGGCCTACCAGTCGTGGGCATGGCGGACACCGCCGAACTCCGAACCCATGTACGCCCTGGTGAACAGGACGAACAGCGCGTGGCTCAGACGGGTGAACGGGATCAGAGCGAGCAGCAGTTCCCCGGAGAGCACGTGCAGGGTGGTCATGAGCAGGACCGGACCCACCTGGTGGTAGGCCAGCACGCCGGTGAGGAACGGCAGGGCCACGAGGATCAGGGCAAACCAATCCTGGCAACGGGTGACGCCCTTGACGTGCGGCAGCGCGAGGCGGCGGTACGCGAAGACGGCGCAGCCGAGCAGGGCCACGAAGCTGACGATGTCGCCGAACTGCGCGGGCAGACTCGGCAGGTTGATGCCGAACGCGGTGTTCCACATGACGACGTGCGCACCCAGGAATACGGCCACCAGCAGGAAGCAGAGGTGGAAGATGAAGGTGGTCACGGTCATCAGGGGATCGGATTTCCAGCCCATGGACTTGAACGGGATCATCCACACCAGGATGGAGCGCAGTCCGTAGTACCAGCTCATGTAGGCGATGGAGGAGCCGTCCTTGGCCTTGGCCTGGGAG
Proteins encoded:
- the tmcA gene encoding acidic tetraheme cytochrome c3 TmcA, coding for MHKKNTFMLAASMVTVMLLVIVYMAPTAFSQDDMTQVPVDGFAKLERPRVPFAHDAHNEKAGLDDCVICHHSKNDDGTRNLETSSEGEPCSSCHAEKRTDGGTPLMRAYHLQCQGCHKEQGKGPIACGECHVK
- the tmcC gene encoding TmcC family electron transfer complex membrane anchor subunit, with translation MTAFYAFVTGPLAWIAFGVFILGGIYRLVSMYSQAKAKDGSSIAYMSWYYGLRSILVWMIPFKSMGWKSDPLMTVTTFIFHLCFLLVAVFLGAHVVMWNTAFGINLPSLPAQFGDIVSFVALLGCAVFAYRRLALPHVKGVTRCQDWFALILVALPFLTGVLAYHQVGPVLLMTTLHVLSGELLLALIPFTRLSHALFVLFTRAYMGSEFGGVRHAHDW
- the tmcB gene encoding electron transfer complex ferredoxin TmcB; protein product: MSHIADRIISDVGLEAGVAALTTDKIEEVVNRTLKGETGAKLRAYKETCMRCGLCSQGCHFYMSHDNDPSYSPVNKATQTMYELMDKKGRVSPQRIYEMAQMAYTECNLCKRCAHYCPIGIDTGYIMSMVRRICYLLDVVPQYIRDTAHSHASTMNQMWVKDDEWIDSLQWQEDEARDEFPDLRIPLDKEGAEIYYSVIAPEPKFRTQLIYQAAAIMNAAGVDWTMPSHPGWDNSDMCMFVGDFENMGRLKRAHYESAQKLRVKRIVMGECGHAFRSVYDMGNRWLGHKQMPVPVIHAIDFYWELINEGKIKITHQYENPVTIQDPCNIIRGRGLMDKLRDVVHFLCKEVVEMVPNREHNYCCCAGGGVINCGPPFKNTRMTGNRVKAEQLKATGVHDVVIPCHNCHGGIEDIIGYYDLGMHGKFISDIIYELMEKPEV